From Proteiniborus sp. MB09-C3, the proteins below share one genomic window:
- a CDS encoding fdrA domain protein, with protein sequence MSNVNKLFKQELKVINIGLESFYNDLKKQEVSAIHVNWRPAAGGNKKLASLLSKLK encoded by the coding sequence ATGTCAAATGTAAATAAACTTTTTAAGCAAGAACTTAAAGTTATTAATATAGGATTAGAATCATTCTACAATGATTTAAAAAAGCAAGAAGTGTCTGCGATTCATGTAAATTGGAGACCTGCCGCAGGTGGCAACAAAAAGTTGGCTTCACTTTTATCTAAATTAAAATAG
- the fdrA gene encoding acyl-CoA synthetase FdrA has product MSSVKYEIRKNTYYDSVTLMIISKEIKKISGVEEALVGMGTELNKELAENLGISHADIRELTPNDFFVSALADDSVEIETISAEVERLLSAKKSNSGSDYKPPTLESAINHDPESNIVVISVAGEYAAAEARKALNNNLHVLLFSDNVSVKDEKELKELACEKGLLMMGPDCGTAIINNVPLAFANVIKKGHIGVVGASGTGTQEVTVIIDKLGEGVSQVIGTGGRDLKSEIGGLMMLQGIEALKNDPDTKVIVLISKPPAEEVAEKVLKAIENSPKPVVVDFIGGDRKLIEKYGAHACVSLEDAARKAVALLRGEEAKDFAGFDLSNEEIEKIVDGEVKKLDKGQKYLRAFYTGGTLADEAMKLLSNEIGNIYSNIPLTPEYKMENAKVSKEHTCIDFGDDEFTRGKPHPMIDPIGRVERLMKEGDDEEMAVLLMDFVLGYGSHEDPAGEMLPAIKEAKEKMAKKGKYLCVVGSICGTENDPQSLEESQRRLEEAGVIVMPSNAQAVRLTGLILNKIK; this is encoded by the coding sequence ATGAGTAGTGTAAAATATGAAATAAGAAAAAACACATATTATGACTCAGTTACATTAATGATTATTTCAAAAGAAATAAAAAAAATAAGCGGAGTAGAAGAAGCTCTTGTTGGGATGGGAACTGAGTTAAATAAAGAATTAGCTGAGAACCTTGGAATATCACATGCTGATATAAGAGAACTTACTCCAAACGATTTCTTTGTAAGTGCTCTTGCAGATGACAGTGTAGAAATAGAAACTATTAGTGCAGAAGTAGAGAGACTACTTAGTGCAAAGAAAAGCAATAGCGGCTCAGATTACAAGCCACCAACTTTAGAATCTGCTATAAACCATGATCCAGAATCAAATATAGTAGTTATATCAGTAGCAGGAGAATATGCAGCTGCAGAAGCAAGGAAAGCGCTAAACAATAATTTACACGTATTGCTTTTCAGTGATAACGTAAGTGTAAAAGATGAGAAGGAACTTAAAGAATTAGCTTGTGAAAAAGGTCTACTGATGATGGGACCTGACTGTGGAACAGCTATTATAAACAATGTACCATTAGCATTTGCAAACGTAATTAAAAAAGGACATATAGGAGTAGTAGGAGCATCAGGTACAGGTACTCAAGAAGTTACAGTTATAATAGATAAACTAGGTGAAGGTGTATCTCAAGTAATAGGAACTGGTGGTAGAGATCTAAAATCAGAAATTGGCGGTCTTATGATGCTACAAGGAATTGAAGCATTGAAAAATGACCCTGATACAAAAGTCATAGTACTTATTTCTAAGCCACCAGCAGAAGAAGTGGCAGAAAAAGTATTAAAAGCAATTGAAAATTCACCTAAACCAGTTGTTGTAGATTTCATAGGCGGAGATAGAAAACTAATAGAAAAATATGGCGCACATGCATGTGTATCTCTTGAAGATGCTGCAAGAAAAGCAGTTGCTCTGTTAAGAGGAGAAGAAGCAAAAGATTTTGCAGGATTTGATCTATCAAATGAAGAGATAGAAAAGATAGTAGATGGAGAAGTTAAAAAATTAGATAAAGGTCAGAAATATCTAAGAGCATTTTATACTGGTGGAACATTGGCAGATGAGGCTATGAAGCTATTAAGCAATGAAATAGGAAACATTTATTCTAACATTCCACTAACTCCTGAATATAAGATGGAAAACGCAAAAGTTAGTAAGGAACATACATGTATTGACTTTGGTGATGATGAATTTACAAGAGGAAAACCTCACCCAATGATTGATCCAATAGGTAGAGTAGAGCGTCTTATGAAAGAAGGAGACGACGAAGAGATGGCTGTATTGCTTATGGACTTCGTACTAGGATATGGATCACATGAAGATCCAGCAGGAGAAATGCTTCCAGCAATAAAAGAAGCTAAAGAAAAAATGGCTAAGAAAGGCAAATACCTTTGTGTAGTAGGTTCAATTTGTGGTACTGAAAATGACCCACAAAGCTTAGAAGAATCACAAAGAAGACTAGAGGAAGCAGGAGTTATAGTAATGCCTTCTAATGCACAAGCTGTAAGATTAACAGGACTTATCCTTAACAAAATTAAATAG
- a CDS encoding DUF2877 domain-containing protein — protein sequence MNASSICKKLYKVIQGNSLKGQIHSVFDSSFNVLDQDNQLISFLGPNKPMAPNSIKIAEKISFLDLGLEQGQKLEFYDDFVLIKENNTVIYYDKAALWEKSPLLFTDKNLTRDSMENVFRKLNKMGIFILEEGKKNGIVPLLKTLEGNLKGAELLLDDSIAVSKKEEFIKERFLAFIDSYIKENIDEISLRASRIVGYGIGLTPSMDDFLSGIMVSKIYLSSYLNYDDKKAYEVNKAIIKDIENKTTLVSEKMLMYSSVGEVNEHVRNLMVSLLTDSSIDIFYECLKKVADFGETSGTDMISGIYIGSCIVLN from the coding sequence ATGAATGCATCCAGTATCTGTAAGAAGCTATACAAGGTTATACAAGGAAATAGCCTGAAAGGACAGATTCATTCAGTATTTGATAGTAGTTTTAATGTATTAGACCAAGATAATCAGCTCATTTCATTTCTAGGCCCAAATAAACCTATGGCACCAAATTCTATAAAAATTGCAGAAAAGATTTCATTTTTAGATTTAGGTCTTGAGCAAGGACAGAAGCTTGAATTTTATGATGACTTTGTTTTGATTAAAGAAAACAATACTGTGATTTATTATGATAAGGCTGCCTTATGGGAAAAGAGTCCCCTTTTATTTACAGACAAAAATTTAACAAGGGATTCTATGGAAAACGTTTTTAGAAAGCTTAATAAAATGGGTATATTCATACTAGAAGAAGGAAAAAAGAATGGAATTGTTCCGCTTTTAAAAACTCTTGAAGGTAATTTAAAGGGTGCAGAGCTTTTATTGGATGATAGTATTGCTGTCAGTAAAAAGGAAGAATTTATTAAGGAAAGATTTTTAGCTTTTATTGATAGCTATATAAAAGAAAATATTGATGAAATTTCTCTAAGAGCTAGTAGGATAGTAGGCTATGGAATAGGCCTTACACCTTCTATGGATGATTTTTTATCAGGTATCATGGTTTCAAAAATTTACTTATCATCCTATCTAAACTATGACGATAAAAAGGCTTATGAGGTTAACAAGGCTATCATTAAGGACATAGAAAACAAGACAACTTTAGTCAGCGAAAAGATGCTGATGTACTCTTCAGTAGGAGAAGTAAATGAACATGTTAGAAATCTTATGGTATCTTTACTGACAGATAGCTCTATTGATATTTTCTATGAATGCTTAAAAAAGGTTGCTGATTTTGGAGAAACTTCAGGAACAGATATGATTTCAGGCATATATATAGGAAGCTGTATAGTGCTTAATTAA
- a CDS encoding PucR family transcriptional regulator: MYKYSGITVKELLELEIMKDAKILAGEGGLDRRITKLNVMEVPDIVNWVEDGEFLLTTAYSIKDNLTRLDELISELNKKGLAGMGIKTKRYINEIPDNTLKVANELGFSLIEIPFEVSYSSIIADALTEIVNNQTNILYRIDNTHNKLINLMLSGGSLKEIAKALYESIDENSMAIKEYLFETSVIFCDEDKKKHIETIVEADSLKKEKFNYGFGEKFLHTKHSDILGGEKVDRLTIPIFTKDREYGCIYIWEDKKQITPVELTVIEASTPIIALDLYKKQSIFEIESKHKVEFFEDLFSSEENRHQKALERASYFDFDSNLGYSVIVISLSDSDKYSQYNPDTNGFLQQINVRLLSIINRITRNRKERIIYGNKSNSIIILFGTEIETKEAKIKQDINSFCNEILSYAEYEYINDKVSIGVGRNYKNTHDLWKGYREANRAVECQKRSYEKKVTHYDDLGIFRILSYEELQPELQQFYKEILEPLVRYDNEKGTELIETLKKYFECAGNLKKISEEMYTHYNTVIYRIQRIKEITGIDFENYNDRLNFQISLKILEMQENERPNRK, translated from the coding sequence ATGTACAAATATTCTGGAATTACAGTAAAAGAATTGCTAGAGCTTGAGATAATGAAAGATGCAAAGATTTTGGCGGGAGAAGGCGGACTAGATAGAAGGATAACAAAATTAAATGTAATGGAAGTACCAGATATAGTAAATTGGGTTGAAGATGGTGAATTTCTGCTTACGACAGCCTATTCAATAAAAGATAATTTGACAAGGCTTGATGAGCTTATATCAGAGCTAAACAAAAAAGGACTGGCAGGTATGGGTATCAAGACCAAAAGATATATAAATGAAATCCCTGACAACACCCTAAAAGTAGCAAATGAGCTTGGATTTTCTTTAATAGAGATACCTTTTGAGGTTTCCTATTCTTCCATTATAGCTGATGCCTTAACAGAGATTGTGAATAATCAAACTAATATACTTTACAGAATAGACAATACCCATAATAAGCTAATAAACTTAATGCTAAGCGGTGGTAGCCTAAAAGAAATAGCTAAAGCACTATATGAAAGCATTGACGAAAATTCAATGGCTATAAAAGAATATCTTTTTGAAACGAGTGTAATTTTTTGTGATGAAGATAAGAAAAAACATATCGAAACGATTGTCGAAGCCGACAGCTTGAAAAAGGAAAAATTCAATTATGGATTTGGTGAGAAATTTCTTCATACAAAGCATTCTGACATATTAGGCGGAGAAAAGGTAGATAGATTGACTATTCCTATTTTTACAAAGGATAGAGAGTATGGATGTATATATATATGGGAGGATAAAAAACAAATTACTCCTGTGGAATTAACAGTAATAGAGGCTTCTACACCAATTATTGCACTAGATCTTTATAAAAAGCAATCTATTTTTGAGATTGAAAGCAAGCATAAGGTTGAGTTCTTTGAAGATCTATTTTCAAGTGAAGAGAATCGACATCAAAAAGCGCTAGAAAGAGCTTCATATTTTGACTTTGACAGTAATTTGGGATACTCTGTAATAGTTATTTCTTTAAGCGACAGTGATAAATATAGCCAATATAATCCTGATACCAATGGTTTTCTGCAGCAGATAAATGTCAGATTATTAAGTATTATAAACAGGATAACAAGAAATAGGAAGGAAAGAATTATATATGGCAATAAAAGCAATAGTATAATAATTCTTTTCGGGACTGAAATAGAAACTAAAGAGGCAAAAATCAAACAAGATATTAATTCCTTCTGCAATGAGATATTAAGCTATGCAGAATATGAGTATATTAACGATAAAGTTTCTATTGGAGTAGGAAGGAACTACAAAAATACTCATGATTTATGGAAGGGCTATAGAGAAGCTAATAGAGCTGTAGAATGTCAGAAAAGATCTTATGAGAAAAAAGTAACTCATTACGATGATTTAGGTATATTTAGAATTCTTTCGTATGAAGAATTACAGCCAGAGCTGCAACAGTTTTATAAAGAAATACTAGAGCCTTTAGTAAGATATGACAATGAAAAAGGAACTGAACTAATAGAAACTCTAAAAAAATATTTCGAGTGTGCAGGAAATTTAAAAAAGATATCTGAGGAGATGTACACCCATTATAATACTGTAATATATAGGATTCAAAGAATAAAAGAAATAACAGGTATAGACTTTGAAAACTATAATGATAGACTTAACTTCCAAATATCTTTAAAGATTTTAGAAATGCAAGAAAACGAAAGACCAAACCGTAAATAA
- a CDS encoding nitronate monooxygenase, which yields MSLSVDFMGIKLKNPIIVAASPLSGSGSMIRKAIEAGAGAVVTQTITNEVRQNVRPRIAANSFGMQNIELYSNLTLEEWEREIYYVKEKDAAIIANILAHTPSEMAYIAKKVERFGVDAIELGISIPHGEGVELLISDMERLYNLTKMAVDSVSIPVMVKFSPNVSNLTALAHIVEEAGASAISAIDTIRSIIGVDIDRAKVMLPTYGGYSGEGIRPIALAAIASISQAVKIPVSGIGGIENYRNVIEFIMLGASTVQLCTSLIMNGYGRIGEILADLENWLQCKGYSSLEDIRGQALASLKSFEEIPIEPYIAKVKGVCTVDNCSKCVKSCIYGAISLKNDIIVIDDSKCTGCGLCVSLCEKRLLYLDW from the coding sequence ATGAGTCTATCAGTAGATTTTATGGGGATTAAATTAAAAAATCCTATAATAGTGGCAGCAAGTCCTTTGTCTGGTAGTGGCAGTATGATAAGAAAGGCTATTGAAGCAGGAGCTGGTGCAGTTGTGACTCAAACAATAACTAATGAAGTAAGGCAAAACGTCAGACCAAGAATAGCGGCTAATTCCTTTGGAATGCAGAATATCGAGCTATATAGCAACTTAACTCTAGAAGAGTGGGAAAGGGAAATATACTATGTAAAAGAAAAAGATGCAGCAATTATAGCAAACATATTGGCTCATACGCCTTCAGAAATGGCATATATAGCAAAAAAGGTAGAACGTTTTGGAGTAGATGCTATTGAACTAGGTATATCTATTCCTCATGGAGAAGGGGTAGAACTCCTTATAAGTGATATGGAAAGACTATATAATCTGACTAAAATGGCAGTGGATTCAGTTAGTATCCCAGTTATGGTGAAGTTTTCTCCTAATGTAAGCAATTTGACAGCTTTAGCTCATATTGTAGAAGAAGCTGGTGCCTCGGCTATTAGTGCCATAGACACTATAAGATCTATTATTGGAGTCGACATAGATAGAGCTAAGGTAATGTTGCCTACCTATGGAGGATATTCAGGAGAAGGCATAAGACCTATAGCCTTGGCCGCAATTGCCAGTATATCTCAGGCCGTAAAGATACCTGTTTCTGGTATTGGTGGAATAGAGAACTATAGAAATGTTATTGAATTTATAATGCTAGGAGCAAGTACTGTACAGCTTTGTACATCCTTAATTATGAACGGATATGGTAGAATTGGAGAAATACTAGCAGATTTAGAAAATTGGCTTCAGTGTAAGGGCTATTCTTCTTTAGAAGATATCAGAGGACAAGCATTGGCATCCTTGAAATCCTTTGAGGAGATACCTATAGAGCCATATATCGCAAAGGTCAAGGGAGTATGCACAGTAGATAATTGTAGTAAATGTGTAAAATCATGTATATACGGCGCCATTTCATTAAAAAATGATATAATAGTTATAGACGACTCAAAATGTACAGGCTGTGGCTTATGTGTTAGTCTATGTGAAAAAAGGCTTTTATATTTAGATTGGTAG
- a CDS encoding LacI family DNA-binding transcriptional regulator, translated as MANIRKISELAGVSVATVSRVLNHPETVSEETRNRILKVIEEVNYVPNSIARSLSTNRTSTIGLIIPNILNPLYPSIAKGVEDVFYKKGYNILLSNTENDAKREKDSIEMLLSKKVDGLIICSSILERADFDTIIRQKVPLVLLGDYIEDADINVVYTDYLLGAYMATNHLIKTGCKTIAHISGPMNRKPSVEKLEGYKKALLEAGYKYDEEYVIEGDNQIGGGHLALKKILKKKGKPDAIFVANDLMALGVIEAIKVSGYAVPDDIAVVGFDDIDVASLIEPKLTTVTHPVYRMGLTAARLLLDNITNEEEDCFKQKIFIQPMLKVRKSCGYDNRIEEIFS; from the coding sequence ATGGCAAATATAAGAAAAATATCGGAATTAGCTGGAGTTTCTGTAGCCACTGTTTCTCGAGTTCTAAATCATCCTGAAACTGTTTCAGAAGAAACTAGAAACAGGATACTTAAGGTTATAGAGGAAGTAAACTATGTTCCCAATAGCATTGCTAGAAGCTTAAGTACAAATAGAACAAGCACTATTGGACTTATAATACCTAACATACTTAATCCCCTTTACCCTAGTATTGCAAAGGGAGTAGAGGATGTATTCTATAAAAAAGGCTATAATATACTTCTTAGCAACACAGAAAACGATGCTAAAAGAGAAAAGGACTCTATTGAAATGCTTTTAAGCAAAAAAGTAGACGGATTAATAATTTGCTCCAGTATTTTAGAAAGGGCTGATTTTGATACAATAATAAGGCAAAAAGTTCCTCTAGTTCTATTAGGGGACTATATAGAAGATGCCGATATAAATGTAGTGTATACTGATTACCTTCTAGGCGCATATATGGCTACAAATCACTTAATAAAAACAGGTTGTAAAACAATAGCTCATATATCTGGCCCTATGAATAGAAAGCCTAGTGTCGAAAAGCTAGAGGGCTATAAAAAAGCTTTATTAGAAGCTGGATATAAGTATGATGAGGAATATGTAATTGAAGGAGATAATCAAATTGGTGGGGGTCACCTTGCGCTAAAGAAAATACTTAAGAAAAAAGGAAAGCCAGATGCTATTTTTGTCGCCAATGATTTAATGGCTTTAGGTGTCATTGAAGCAATAAAAGTATCTGGCTATGCTGTACCAGATGATATTGCAGTGGTTGGATTTGATGACATAGATGTAGCGTCGCTTATAGAGCCGAAGTTGACTACAGTAACACATCCAGTATATAGAATGGGATTGACAGCAGCAAGACTTTTACTAGACAATATTACAAATGAAGAAGAGGATTGCTTTAAACAGAAAATATTTATTCAGCCTATGCTTAAAGTCAGAAAATCTTGTGGATATGACAATAGAATTGAAGAAATATTTAGTTAA
- a CDS encoding methyl-accepting chemotaxis protein has protein sequence MTRRKYNIMVAFALIITLFTVYIIFDRGMPLILNRILGTMASVLLGYLITSLLWEKKLQSLEKRCDIIEKDRYDEPISEADIPVRLHRIVNSLSKLFSTSKESYKNTLKTSVKVAQSMTFLNGTIKEMEIATDQITSSTENLAEGASDQIQSLGKIIESLDIIYNDLENIANKSLDSVENAESSFTNANEGKGLMVETKDTIDKVYQLTENLLGLITDLNSQTSRISGFVKTISEISDNTNLLALNSSIEAARAGEHGKGFAVVAREIGSLAEESRKASKDIEVILNDTGAKLKELTVILRDNAKEVEKSKEIVEKTNSSFKTIEESAFITKESIREISSFVSKIKERGQEIINFTNGIQTVSEANAAGSQELSAMIQEINASFKDIVTNTEALEEEANYLQQSSASVAMEGYMYHKAVELISLIDNKNLDSTELKRLAESFKLDDIYIVNNRGIIVNSSEKQAINLDSFEIDPVSKKAAEGKTAYLATPIRKRVEDNQMYKFLHVPLKGGVITVSLSLESLLAI, from the coding sequence ATGACAAGAAGAAAATACAATATTATGGTCGCTTTTGCATTAATCATTACCTTGTTTACTGTTTATATTATTTTTGATAGAGGTATGCCGCTAATTCTTAATAGAATATTAGGTACTATGGCATCAGTTTTATTAGGCTATTTAATCACTAGTTTACTGTGGGAAAAGAAATTGCAATCATTAGAAAAACGCTGTGACATCATAGAAAAGGATAGATATGATGAGCCGATTTCTGAAGCTGATATTCCAGTAAGACTGCATAGAATTGTAAATTCTTTATCAAAGCTTTTCAGTACATCTAAGGAATCCTATAAAAACACATTAAAGACTAGCGTTAAGGTTGCTCAATCAATGACATTTTTAAATGGTACTATTAAAGAAATGGAAATAGCTACAGACCAAATAACTTCCTCCACAGAGAATTTGGCAGAGGGAGCTTCAGATCAGATTCAATCTTTAGGAAAAATAATTGAATCCTTGGATATTATTTATAATGATTTAGAAAATATAGCAAATAAATCTCTAGACAGTGTTGAAAATGCTGAAAGCTCTTTTACCAATGCAAATGAAGGTAAAGGATTAATGGTTGAGACTAAAGACACTATAGATAAGGTATATCAGTTAACTGAAAACCTTCTAGGTCTTATAACAGATTTGAACAGCCAAACATCTAGGATATCTGGATTCGTAAAAACTATTTCAGAAATCTCTGACAATACTAACCTATTAGCTTTAAATTCTTCTATAGAAGCAGCTAGAGCTGGAGAACATGGGAAAGGATTTGCTGTAGTTGCCAGAGAAATAGGCAGCTTGGCTGAGGAGTCAAGAAAGGCTTCTAAGGATATTGAAGTTATACTTAATGATACAGGAGCAAAGCTAAAAGAATTAACCGTAATTCTAAGGGACAATGCTAAAGAAGTAGAAAAAAGTAAGGAGATAGTAGAAAAGACCAATAGCTCCTTTAAAACAATTGAAGAAAGCGCTTTTATAACTAAGGAAAGTATAAGAGAAATCAGCAGCTTCGTAAGTAAAATTAAAGAAAGAGGACAAGAAATTATTAATTTTACTAATGGCATTCAAACAGTATCAGAGGCCAATGCCGCTGGAAGTCAAGAGCTTAGCGCAATGATTCAAGAAATAAATGCCTCATTTAAAGATATTGTCACCAATACAGAAGCATTAGAAGAGGAGGCTAACTATCTACAGCAAAGCTCTGCTTCAGTAGCTATGGAAGGATATATGTATCATAAGGCTGTGGAATTGATAAGTTTAATTGATAATAAAAATTTGGACAGCACTGAACTAAAAAGACTGGCAGAAAGCTTTAAATTAGATGATATTTACATAGTAAACAATAGAGGTATCATAGTAAACTCTAGTGAAAAACAGGCAATTAATTTGGATTCATTTGAAATTGATCCTGTATCTAAAAAAGCAGCAGAAGGTAAGACAGCATATTTAGCTACTCCTATTAGAAAGAGAGTAGAAGACAATCAGATGTATAAGTTTCTTCATGTACCTCTTAAAGGGGGAGTTATTACTGTATCACTTTCTTTAGAGTCTCTATTAGCTATATAA
- the codB gene encoding cytosine permease, whose amino-acid sequence MSDLTKNKNVDTEHSLSAVDAASRQGFWAVLVVMVGFTFFSPSMTAGGTLGIGLNMRDFFIAMTLGNAFLGVYTGALAYIGQSTGLTLDLLARYSFGEKGSYLSSILISFTQIGWFGVGVAMFALPVGKLLGINTTILILVTGILMTATAYYGIKALAVLGSVAVPLIAVLGIYSVNFGINQVNGFQNVFAEVPSAPITMAAALSIVIGSFVSGGTSTPNFTRFSKTSKIAVWATLIAFFVGNSIMFIFGAVGGAVTGTPDIFDILITQGLMIPAIIVLGLNIWTTNNNALYTAGLGLANITKIQSKPLVLVGGGIGTVAAIWLYNNFVSYLSLLGGMIPPVGVVIIIHYFMNRKQYETEGFKPATVNIGAIIAVVVGALAGVFVKWGVPPVNSLVVSAVVFFIAETINKKNA is encoded by the coding sequence ATGTCAGATTTAACAAAAAACAAAAATGTTGACACTGAACACTCTCTGTCAGCAGTGGATGCTGCAAGTAGGCAAGGTTTTTGGGCAGTACTTGTAGTTATGGTGGGCTTTACATTCTTTTCTCCTAGTATGACTGCTGGAGGTACTCTTGGTATTGGACTTAACATGAGAGACTTTTTTATCGCAATGACACTAGGTAATGCATTCTTAGGAGTATATACAGGAGCACTAGCTTATATTGGTCAATCTACAGGTCTTACTCTAGATTTACTAGCTCGCTACTCATTTGGTGAAAAAGGTTCTTATTTATCCTCTATACTTATTAGCTTTACTCAAATTGGTTGGTTTGGTGTAGGTGTTGCAATGTTTGCACTACCTGTAGGAAAACTTTTAGGCATCAATACTACTATCCTAATATTAGTAACAGGTATTTTAATGACAGCAACAGCTTATTATGGAATAAAAGCCCTTGCAGTACTAGGTTCCGTAGCTGTTCCTTTAATAGCAGTATTAGGTATTTATTCTGTAAATTTTGGAATCAATCAAGTAAACGGTTTCCAAAATGTATTTGCAGAAGTACCTTCAGCACCAATTACTATGGCAGCAGCACTATCAATAGTAATAGGGAGCTTTGTCAGTGGAGGTACTAGTACTCCTAACTTCACTCGTTTTTCTAAAACATCTAAAATTGCAGTATGGGCAACTTTAATAGCATTCTTTGTAGGAAACAGCATCATGTTCATATTTGGAGCTGTAGGCGGTGCAGTTACTGGAACTCCTGATATATTTGATATTCTAATCACTCAAGGTCTTATGATACCTGCTATAATTGTACTCGGATTAAATATCTGGACTACAAATAATAATGCTCTATATACTGCAGGACTTGGACTTGCAAATATAACTAAAATTCAAAGTAAGCCTTTAGTTCTTGTAGGCGGTGGAATAGGTACTGTTGCAGCTATTTGGCTATATAACAACTTCGTATCATACCTTAGTCTACTAGGCGGAATGATTCCTCCTGTTGGTGTTGTTATTATAATCCACTACTTTATGAATAGAAAACAATATGAAACTGAAGGATTTAAACCTGCTACAGTAAATATTGGAGCTATAATAGCAGTTGTAGTTGGAGCTTTAGCTGGAGTATTTGTTAAGTGGGGTGTTCCACCAGTAAACTCACTTGTTGTTTCTGCAGTAGTATTTTTTATAGCTGAAACTATTAACAAAAAGAATGCTTAA
- the codA gene encoding cytosine deaminase, whose translation MLIKNVFLENSTEKTDILIKDGKFEKIAPNITPTPGDEVIDCNDCMVLPQFIESHVHLDSALTAGDPRWNLSGTLFEGIACWSERKEKLTKQDVKDRARAAIRKQASNGIGHVRTHVDVTDPTLVAMEGLLELKDELKDEVNIQIVAFPQEGIMSFPNGEQLMENAAKMGADVLGAIPHFEFTREYGVESLNYTMKLAEKYGLLVDVHCDEIDDEQSRFVETLAARAYESGLGDRVTASHTTAMHSYNNAYAYKLFRLLRMSKMNFVSNPLVNTHLQGRFDTYPKRRGVTRVKELLADGINVSFGHDDIFDPWYPLGDGNMRDALHMGLHVCQMMGYEEILNSYNLITHNAAKTLHLGESYGIKEGNPASFIILNSDNFYNALNEKKEVLYNFTRGKLIAKTEPAKKSVLF comes from the coding sequence ATGTTAATAAAAAATGTATTTCTAGAAAACAGCACTGAAAAAACAGATATACTAATTAAAGACGGTAAATTTGAAAAAATAGCTCCTAATATTACTCCGACACCTGGTGATGAAGTAATCGACTGCAATGACTGCATGGTATTGCCACAATTTATAGAATCTCACGTTCACCTTGATTCTGCACTTACTGCTGGAGACCCAAGATGGAATTTATCAGGTACATTATTTGAAGGAATTGCTTGCTGGTCTGAAAGAAAAGAAAAATTAACTAAACAGGATGTAAAGGATAGAGCAAGAGCTGCCATAAGAAAACAGGCATCAAACGGAATAGGACATGTTCGTACACATGTTGACGTAACAGATCCAACATTAGTAGCTATGGAAGGTCTATTGGAGTTAAAAGATGAACTAAAGGATGAGGTAAATATTCAAATAGTTGCATTCCCACAAGAAGGTATCATGAGCTTCCCTAATGGTGAACAGCTAATGGAAAATGCAGCTAAAATGGGAGCAGATGTTTTAGGTGCAATTCCACACTTTGAATTCACTCGTGAATATGGAGTTGAGAGCTTAAACTACACTATGAAATTAGCAGAAAAATATGGTTTGCTTGTTGACGTTCACTGCGATGAAATAGATGATGAGCAATCACGCTTTGTTGAAACCTTAGCAGCAAGAGCTTATGAATCAGGATTAGGAGATAGAGTAACAGCAAGCCATACGACTGCAATGCACTCCTATAACAATGCTTATGCATACAAATTATTTAGACTTTTACGTATGAGTAAAATGAACTTCGTAAGCAATCCATTAGTAAACACTCACCTTCAAGGACGCTTTGACACTTATCCAAAGCGTAGAGGAGTTACGAGAGTTAAAGAATTGCTTGCAGATGGAATCAATGTATCATTTGGTCATGATGACATATTTGACCCTTGGTATCCATTGGGAGATGGAAACATGAGAGATGCTCTTCATATGGGACTACACGTATGTCAAATGATGGGATATGAAGAAATTCTAAATTCTTATAATTTAATCACTCACAATGCTGCAAAAACTCTTCATTTGGGAGAAAGCTACGGTATTAAGGAAGGAAATCCTGCAAGCTTTATAATTCTTAATTCTGATAACTTCTATAATGCACTAAATGAAAAGAAAGAAGTTTTATATAACTTCACTAGAGGAAAATTAATTGCGAAAACAGAACCTGCTAAAAAATCTGTTCTATTTTAA